A window from Candidatus Hydrogenedentota bacterium encodes these proteins:
- a CDS encoding DUF1559 domain-containing protein: protein MRKHGFTLIELLVVIAIIGILAAILLPALARAREAARRSSCQNNLKQIGLVLKMYAGESKGQAYPTLKHRAQDNNIVGEPCTRRIGADFMFQGDMVYPEYMSDFKILVCPSDEDGASALTRGRWNIEEKPENPINPCRFDTLSYVYLSWALQDLYVGTLDPNSTAIPTSLTGAMTAGYLNIFLGLKLSEILTKVDNGDFSVLEQDVKIGAPDNRTVYRLREGIERFLITDINNPGASSKAQSEIYIFWDITSREASNFNHVPGGSNVLYMDGHSEFVKFPGPANSPVSRAFATLVGSDGGLVSE from the coding sequence ATGAGGAAACACGGCTTCACACTCATCGAACTGCTTGTCGTCATCGCCATTATCGGCATTCTTGCGGCCATCCTGCTGCCGGCGCTGGCCCGCGCGCGGGAGGCCGCGCGGCGGTCAAGCTGCCAGAACAACCTCAAACAGATTGGCCTCGTCCTGAAGATGTACGCGGGCGAGTCGAAGGGGCAGGCCTATCCAACGCTTAAGCACCGCGCCCAGGACAATAACATTGTGGGCGAGCCCTGCACCCGGCGGATTGGCGCTGATTTCATGTTCCAGGGGGACATGGTCTATCCGGAATACATGAGTGATTTCAAAATCCTGGTGTGCCCGTCGGACGAGGACGGCGCCTCGGCCCTGACGCGGGGACGCTGGAACATCGAGGAAAAACCCGAGAACCCCATTAATCCCTGCCGCTTTGACACACTCTCCTACGTCTATCTCAGTTGGGCGTTGCAGGACCTCTATGTCGGCACACTGGACCCCAACTCCACCGCGATTCCGACAAGCCTCACAGGAGCCATGACCGCCGGTTATCTGAACATTTTTCTGGGCCTGAAACTAAGCGAAATCCTCACCAAAGTGGACAACGGGGACTTTAGCGTCTTGGAGCAGGATGTCAAAATCGGAGCGCCGGACAACCGCACGGTGTACCGGCTTCGCGAGGGCATTGAGCGCTTCCTCATCACGGACATCAACAACCCGGGCGCGTCAAGCAAGGCCCAGAGCGAGATCTACATCTTCTGGGACATCACCAGCCGCGAGGCCTCCAACTTCAACCATGTCCCCGGCGGCTCCAACGTGCTGTACATGGACGGGCATTCGGAGTTTGTCAAGTTCCCCGGCCCGGCCAACAGCCCCGTGTCACGGGCGTTCGCCACGCTGGTCGGCTCTGACGGCGGCTTGGTCTCAGAATAA
- a CDS encoding alpha/beta hydrolase produces the protein MMLSVFLICAMHWTVSAADAGTNALPALVAENADFKAYLEKSGEPTPDFDAMPSEAPIPPVLHPLVDGARKNIDTPEAWRAERARLMGLLSHWIIGSVPPAPDNLKVTVLSEETEADGTRVREVELRFGPEHKAHLWAQLYIPAGPGPFPVFMTQDNHRGWAMIALRRGYLACVYAGADTRDDTDSFMEAWPDHEWSRLCRRGWAAGRCLDYLETVPEADAQKAVLTGHSRNGKSSLMGSALDERFAAVISSSSGVGGSVASRYCGEHHFAEGIENITRAFIVWFHPRWRFFAGREHKAPVDLHHLVAMSAPRPCLLSIAHNDDVEHGWAMQKTWLSVKPAYDLLGAPDNLAILWRPGNHDTSPATIERYLDWSDYHLGRGGRDVKTELPYPWDWDGWRAGAGDLPEIPKWTQDAGMDALHAAMGAMLGEAPPVAKVPNMTYGKNPDYIQLQMSRLEPGAGLERETVVFGEYVNGDIYAPKGTAESGRAVPAILWMPPQGLPEGYGASYRRGEQVFRTMARAGYAVFCFDPVGTGRRYQEVDGFYERHPKWSVMGKMLRDARAALDAMEAVPYIDQDRIWVVGYAQGALLALHLAALDGRVDGTALVAPALPFRLDTDEMETGGVKRWAQESMLLPRLGLYAGNEAAAPYDLDGLCAVLAPKPLVMVHPTFDRFAPAAPFAQFRDSVAAAYEKAGAGKQFAVAEPPTYNHFDESTQRVLLEQMAALGGAKPVRRTGGKGN, from the coding sequence ATGATGCTGTCCGTTTTTTTGATTTGCGCCATGCACTGGACCGTTTCCGCGGCAGATGCGGGAACAAACGCCCTGCCCGCGCTGGTGGCGGAGAACGCGGATTTCAAGGCGTATCTGGAGAAGAGCGGGGAGCCCACGCCGGATTTTGACGCCATGCCCAGCGAGGCGCCCATCCCGCCGGTGCTGCATCCGCTGGTGGACGGTGCGCGGAAAAACATTGACACGCCGGAAGCCTGGCGCGCCGAACGCGCCCGGCTCATGGGCCTCCTGTCGCATTGGATTATCGGGAGCGTTCCCCCCGCGCCGGACAATCTGAAAGTGACGGTGCTGTCGGAAGAGACGGAGGCGGACGGAACACGGGTGCGCGAGGTGGAACTGCGTTTCGGGCCGGAACACAAGGCGCATCTCTGGGCGCAGTTGTACATCCCGGCGGGTCCGGGGCCCTTCCCGGTCTTCATGACGCAGGACAACCACCGGGGCTGGGCCATGATCGCCCTGCGCCGGGGCTATCTTGCCTGTGTGTACGCCGGGGCGGACACGCGGGACGACACGGACTCGTTCATGGAGGCCTGGCCGGACCACGAATGGTCGCGCTTGTGCCGCCGTGGCTGGGCCGCGGGCCGGTGCCTGGACTACCTGGAGACGGTGCCCGAGGCGGATGCGCAAAAGGCCGTGCTTACGGGGCACTCGCGCAACGGCAAGTCCTCGCTCATGGGCTCGGCGCTGGACGAGCGCTTCGCGGCGGTCATATCCAGCAGTTCCGGCGTGGGGGGGAGCGTCGCGTCGCGCTACTGCGGCGAGCATCATTTCGCCGAGGGTATCGAGAACATCACCCGCGCCTTCATCGTCTGGTTCCATCCGCGCTGGCGCTTTTTCGCGGGACGCGAGCACAAGGCGCCGGTGGACCTGCATCATCTGGTGGCGATGAGCGCCCCGCGCCCGTGCCTCCTGAGCATCGCCCACAACGACGATGTGGAGCACGGTTGGGCCATGCAGAAGACCTGGCTGTCGGTGAAGCCCGCCTACGACCTGCTGGGCGCGCCGGACAACCTCGCCATCCTGTGGCGGCCCGGCAACCATGACACCTCGCCCGCGACCATCGAGCGCTACCTCGACTGGTCGGACTATCATCTGGGACGCGGCGGGCGCGACGTGAAGACGGAACTGCCCTACCCCTGGGACTGGGACGGCTGGCGGGCCGGCGCGGGAGACCTGCCGGAGATTCCGAAATGGACCCAGGATGCCGGTATGGACGCGCTTCACGCCGCCATGGGGGCGATGCTGGGCGAAGCCCCGCCGGTGGCAAAGGTGCCCAACATGACCTATGGCAAAAACCCCGACTACATCCAATTGCAAATGAGCCGTCTTGAACCCGGCGCAGGCCTGGAACGGGAAACGGTGGTTTTTGGCGAGTATGTGAACGGCGACATATACGCTCCGAAAGGGACGGCGGAATCCGGCAGGGCGGTACCCGCCATCCTCTGGATGCCGCCGCAGGGACTTCCCGAGGGCTACGGGGCGAGCTACCGCCGGGGCGAGCAGGTCTTCCGCACCATGGCCCGCGCAGGCTATGCCGTGTTCTGTTTCGACCCCGTGGGCACGGGACGCCGGTACCAGGAGGTGGACGGGTTCTATGAGCGCCACCCGAAGTGGTCCGTCATGGGGAAGATGCTGCGCGACGCCCGCGCGGCGCTGGACGCGATGGAGGCCGTCCCGTACATTGACCAGGACAGGATTTGGGTGGTGGGCTACGCCCAGGGGGCGCTCCTGGCGCTACACCTCGCCGCCCTGGACGGCCGGGTGGACGGCACGGCGCTGGTGGCGCCCGCCCTGCCATTCCGGCTGGACACGGACGAGATGGAGACGGGCGGCGTCAAGCGCTGGGCGCAGGAGAGCATGCTGCTGCCGCGCCTGGGCCTGTATGCGGGGAATGAGGCGGCGGCGCCCTATGACCTGGACGGGTTGTGCGCCGTGCTGGCGCCCAAACCGCTGGTCATGGTGCATCCCACTTTTGACCGTTTTGCCCCGGCGGCACCCTTCGCCCAATTCCGGGACAGCGTGGCGGCGGCCTATGAAAAAGCCGGCGCGGGAAAACAGTTTGCCGTGGCGGAGCCGCCGACTTACAATCATTTCGACGAGTCCACACAGCGGGTGCTGCTGGAGCAGATGGCCGCGCTGGGCGGCGCGAAACCGGTCCGCAGGACCGGGGGCAAAGGAAACTAG
- a CDS encoding mannose-1-phosphate guanylyltransferase: MRRVAVIMAGGSGERFWPLSRMRRPKQLLRLVNPGRSMLQDSLDKVSPIIPAADVYVQTSVGLVEAICRETPELSPENVLAEPCRRNTAGCLCYAAAALMARHGAPEELAMAVLTADHAIRDGEGFLRTVDAALKTAEQEDALVTIGIPPTYPSTGYGYIHADEPANGLHALNVLSFVEKPNLPTAEEYLRRGGYYWNSGMFFWRVSTFLDEFDQAAPEFSQATRDMADAMRRGDQETVTCVFAALPSKSIDYALLEKARRVKMVPAAFDWDDIGTWPALDRIRAADENGNVTQGEPLLMDCAGTIVYNEPGAEKMAVCVAGVRDLVVVVTGDAVLVMPKDRAEKLRDAVDALKQRGGGQV; encoded by the coding sequence ATGCGGCGTGTTGCGGTGATTATGGCGGGCGGTTCCGGGGAGCGGTTCTGGCCCCTGTCGCGGATGCGGCGGCCCAAACAGCTCCTGCGGCTGGTGAATCCCGGCCGCTCCATGCTTCAGGACTCCCTGGACAAGGTGTCGCCCATAATCCCGGCGGCGGATGTTTATGTGCAGACCAGCGTGGGGCTCGTCGAGGCCATTTGCCGGGAAACCCCGGAACTGTCCCCGGAAAATGTGCTGGCGGAGCCCTGCCGCAGGAACACCGCCGGATGCCTGTGCTATGCGGCGGCGGCGCTGATGGCGCGGCACGGCGCCCCGGAGGAACTGGCCATGGCGGTGCTCACCGCCGACCACGCCATCCGTGACGGGGAGGGGTTCCTCCGCACCGTGGACGCGGCGCTGAAGACCGCCGAACAGGAGGACGCGCTGGTCACCATCGGAATCCCGCCGACCTACCCCTCCACGGGTTACGGCTACATCCACGCGGATGAGCCCGCAAACGGACTCCATGCGCTGAATGTGCTGTCTTTTGTCGAAAAACCGAACCTGCCCACAGCCGAAGAATACCTGCGGCGCGGCGGTTATTACTGGAACAGCGGCATGTTCTTCTGGCGTGTCAGCACCTTTCTGGACGAGTTCGACCAGGCAGCCCCGGAATTCTCGCAGGCCACCCGCGACATGGCCGACGCCATGCGCAGGGGAGACCAGGAGACCGTCACCTGCGTCTTTGCCGCGCTGCCCTCCAAGTCCATAGACTACGCCCTTCTGGAAAAGGCCCGGCGCGTCAAGATGGTGCCCGCCGCCTTTGACTGGGACGACATCGGCACCTGGCCCGCCCTGGACCGCATCCGCGCCGCCGATGAAAACGGCAACGTCACCCAGGGGGAGCCCCTGCTGATGGACTGCGCGGGCACCATCGTCTACAACGAGCCCGGCGCTGAAAAAATGGCCGTCTGCGTGGCGGGGGTCAGGGACCTGGTGGTGGTCGTCACCGGCGACGCCGTGCTGGTCATGCCCAAGGACCGCGCCGAAAAGCTCCGCGACGCCGTGGACGCGCTCAAACAGCGCGGCGGCGGGCAGGTGTGA